The Rickettsia endosymbiont of Cantharis rufa genome segment CTTCAGATTTAAGTCCAGTTGAAGTACATGAGTTAATAAAGAAGCATTTATGAAGAATACTTACTATATCACGACCCCTATATATTACGTTAACGACGTTCCCCATATCGGTCACGCATATACAAGCGTCGCAAGTGACGTAATTGCTCGCTTTATGCGTCTTTGTGGTAAAGACGTAATGTTTTTAACAGGTACTGATGAACATGGGCAGAAAGTAGAAAAAGCAGCTATTAATAAAAATATCGATCCGCAAAAATTTACTGATCAGACCTCTGAGAGTTTTCGTCATTTGATGACTACTATGAATATTTCTAATGATGATTTTATTAGGACAACAGAAAATAGGCACAAAGAGGCCGTAGCCATTTTTTGGCAGAAATTACTAGATAAAGGCGCTATTTATGAGGGGTTTTATGAAGGGTGGTATGCAGTGCGGGATGAGGCTTTTTATGATGAGTCAGAGCTAACTGAAGATAGGCTAGCACCGACTGGAGCTTCGGTTGAATGGATTAAAGAACCAAGTTACTTCTTTAATCTTTCAAAATGGCAAGATAAATTACTTGAGTTTTATGAAGCAAACTCTGATTTTATTAGACCTATGTCAAGGCGTAACGAAGTAATTAGCTTTGTTAAATCAGGCTTGAAAGATTTATCGGTATCGCGTACTACTTTTAACTGGGGAATAAAAGTCTCAAATAATGCCAAAAATGATGTCAGACATGTAATTTATGTTTGGCTTGATGCACTGGCTAATTATATTTCGGCACTCGGTTATCCTCGTGAACAAAGTAGTTATGGTAAATTTTGGCCGGCTGATTTACATGTAGTCGGTAAGGATATATTGCGTTTTCATGCCGTTTATTGGCCTGCTTTCTTAATGGCTGCCGAAATTCCACTGCCAAAAACAATTATGGCTCATGGTTGGTGGACGAATGAGGGACAAAAAATTTCTAAGTCTCTTGGGAATACTATTGATCCAATTAAATTATTTGATGAATTCGGTGTTGATCAGGTTAGATATTTTTTGATGCGTGAAATAACATTCGGTGCGGATGGTAATTTTGCTCGTAGTAATTTAATTACTCGCATCAATAGCGAGCTATCAAACAAAATCGGCAATTTATTGCAGCGTAGTACGGCTTTTGTTTATAAAAATAATGATGGTAAAGTGCCGCTCCTTACACAAAGTGT includes the following:
- the metG gene encoding methionine--tRNA ligase, translating into MKNTYYITTPIYYVNDVPHIGHAYTSVASDVIARFMRLCGKDVMFLTGTDEHGQKVEKAAINKNIDPQKFTDQTSESFRHLMTTMNISNDDFIRTTENRHKEAVAIFWQKLLDKGAIYEGFYEGWYAVRDEAFYDESELTEDRLAPTGASVEWIKEPSYFFNLSKWQDKLLEFYEANSDFIRPMSRRNEVISFVKSGLKDLSVSRTTFNWGIKVSNNAKNDVRHVIYVWLDALANYISALGYPREQSSYGKFWPADLHVVGKDILRFHAVYWPAFLMAAEIPLPKTIMAHGWWTNEGQKISKSLGNTIDPIKLFDEFGVDQVRYFLMREITFGADGNFARSNLITRINSELSNKIGNLLQRSTAFVYKNNDGKVPLLTQSVIDKIYELPILKTAIKFAKQNILLMEKTEINKILENIINLAEEANIYIDSEAPWNLKKTDHDKMLEVLYTLLEVLRYIAIMLQPFMPTSANKMLDQLGVNKEERLFKHLVRDYALTAESNILEPTIIFPRFEECVV